CGATGATCTGCGGCAACCTCGCCTTCAATCTCGAACTCAAGGCGATGCTGGAAGAATACGGGCTTAAAGAAGGTGCCAACTCCGACCCGCAACAATATGTGGTCGAAAAGGCTTTCCTCGACTGATCTAGAAAATCCGTTCCGGGGGTTCGCCCCCTGTTGGGTTCACCCACGAAAAAGGCGCCTCACCTCCCGGTCGGGCGCCTTCTTCTTGCTTAACGAGCGCGCCTTAAAGGCCCAACGCTTCCTTGACCTGATCCAGCACAGCTTTCAGCGCGTCGGGATTGTCACTGGCTTGCTTGATCGCCGCTTTCAGCGTGGTCTTCTGGATCGCGCCCATCGACGAATCATCAATCACATTGGTCACTGCGTCCAGATCGAACCCCTCTGGCGTCAGCATGTCGGTCAGGGTGGCAGGTGCCTCCTCTACCGCGTTGGCCGCCTCTTCGGCAGCCTTGGCAGCTTCTTCCTCGGCTGCCTTGGCAGCTTCCTCTGCTGCCGCTTTGGCCGCTTCTTCCGCTGCCTTGGCTTCTTCTTCGGCCTTCATCGCCGCTTCTTCCGCCGCTTTGGCAGCTTCTTCTTCCGCCGCCTTGGCTGCTTCTTCCGCTGCCTTGGCTTCTTCTTCGGCCTTCATCGCCGCTTCTTGAGCCGCTTTGGCCGCTTCTTCTTCCGCCGCCTTGGCTGCTTCTTCCGCCGCTTTGGCTTCTTCCTCGGCCTTCATCGCGGCTTCTTCCGCCGCTTGACGGGCCTCTTCTTCTGCCACCTTGGCCGCTTCTTCCGCTGCCTTGGCTTCTTCCTCAGCGGCTTTCTTGGCCTCTTCCTCAGCCTTCATCGCGGCTTCTGCCGCTTTTGCAGCTTCTTCCTCGACCGCCTTGGCAGCAGCAGCGGCCTCCTCGGCAGCGGCTTCTTCTGCGGCCTTTATCGCCGCCGTTTCGCGGGCGTTTTCCGAATACACGTAATATCCCCCGCCGATCACAACAGCGGCCAGAATGACCCAGAGCAAATTCTTCATCTTTTCAGTCCTCTTGAAAGTTCAACCTCACCCCCGGGCGAGTCAATTGACACACATGCCAGATGCGCGTGTCCGATGAAACCTGCAAGGGGGAAAACGCCGCCGCTTGTGCTCAAATCCGGCACATTCAGGCGAAATCCTCACAGAATTTTGCCGCTTGAAGTGCGGCCCTCGCAGAGATACCTTCCGGCCTTGAGAAGATATCCAACAACCGAAGGAACGAAACCATAGCCCGCAGACCTCACAACGCGCCCCCAACGCGCGATACCGGCCCCCGCGTCAATGACAAAATCCGTGGCTCTGAAATCCGCCTGATCGGCGCCGAAGGCGAAAACCACGGCGTGGTCACGCCGGAACGTGCCATGGAACTGGCCGAAGAGGCCGGTCTCGACCTCGTCGAAATATCGCCCAACGCCGCTCCGCCAGTCTGCAAGATCATGGACTTCGGTAAATTCAAATACGAAACCCAGAAACGCGAAGCTGAAGCGCGCAAGAAACAGAAAATCATCGAAGTCAAAGAGGTCAAATTCCGGCCCAACACTGACACGCACGATTACGACGTGAAAATGCGAAACGTGGTGAAATTCCTCAACGGCGGCGACAAGGTCAAGATCACTCTGCGGTTTCGCGGACGCGAAATGGCACACCAGAATTTGGGCCGCGAGTTGCTCGAACGGGTGGCCGATGACGTGGCCGAGATCGGCAAGATCGATAACATGCCGAAGATGGAAGGCCGCCAGATGATCATGATGATCTCACCGCTGCCGCAAAAATAACGCGCCCCAACCTTTGGTGCATCGCTAACGCCCCGTTGTATCCAACGGGGCGTTTCTCATTTCAGCCGCGCGTTCCGACTCGTACCTGCACATACGCTATCCCGCCCTCGGCTTCCCCCTTGGGTCGGGCACAGGTATTGCCTATGTAAGACGGGTCGTGCCGTTCTTCGCGTGCACACATCATGTTCAGCAAACCCAGAAAGGCCCGCCCATGTGGGAAGAACGTTTCGCCACCCCCGACTATGTTTTCGGCAAAAGCCCTGCGCGGTTCCTGATCGAACATGAACGCTGGTTCAAACCCGGTCAAACAGCCCTTTGCGTGGCTGAAGGCGAAGGGCGCAATTCCGTCTTCATGGCGCAGCAGGGCATGCAGGTCACCGCCCTTGAATTCTCCCCCTCCGCGCTGGCCAAAGCGCGCGCCTTAGCAGATGAGCGCGGCGTCAGCGTCGATTTCCGCCAAGTCGACGTTCTGGCCCAGGACTTTGAGGGCGAATTCGATATCGTCACCGGCTTCTTCGTTCAGTTCACTGGCCCGGTTGAGCGCAATAAACTCTTTGCCAAGATGCGTAAAGCCACCAAACCGGGTGGCCTGATCATGCTGCATGGCTACACACCCGAACAAGTCGCGCTCGGCACTGGCGGACCGCCCTTTGTGGAAAACATGTATACCGCCAAAACCCTGCAAGAGGCCTTCCCCGGCTGGGACATTCTCGAAGTCGCAGAATACACCCGCGAAGCCCAAAGCGGCAAAGGTCTCGCCGCTTATATCGACTTCATCGCTCGCAAGCCGGGGTGAATCACTGCGGTGCAGAACCCAGCCGATGCGAGTAATATCGGCTTACATGGTGCGCTCACATATTT
This window of the Rhodobacteraceae bacterium LMO-JJ12 genome carries:
- a CDS encoding translation initiation factor 3, which produces MKNLLWVILAAVVIGGGYYVYSENARETAAIKAAEEAAAEEAAAAAKAVEEEAAKAAEAAMKAEEEAKKAAEEEAKAAEEAAKVAEEEARQAAEEAAMKAEEEAKAAEEAAKAAEEEAAKAAQEAAMKAEEEAKAAEEAAKAAEEEAAKAAEEAAMKAEEEAKAAEEAAKAAAEEAAKAAEEEAAKAAEEAANAVEEAPATLTDMLTPEGFDLDAVTNVIDDSSMGAIQKTTLKAAIKQASDNPDALKAVLDQVKEALGL
- the infC gene encoding translation initiation factor IF-3, whose product is MGAEGENHGVVTPERAMELAEEAGLDLVEISPNAAPPVCKIMDFGKFKYETQKREAEARKKQKIIEVKEVKFRPNTDTHDYDVKMRNVVKFLNGGDKVKITLRFRGREMAHQNLGRELLERVADDVAEIGKIDNMPKMEGRQMIMMISPLPQK
- a CDS encoding class I SAM-dependent methyltransferase, whose amino-acid sequence is MWEERFATPDYVFGKSPARFLIEHERWFKPGQTALCVAEGEGRNSVFMAQQGMQVTALEFSPSALAKARALADERGVSVDFRQVDVLAQDFEGEFDIVTGFFVQFTGPVERNKLFAKMRKATKPGGLIMLHGYTPEQVALGTGGPPFVENMYTAKTLQEAFPGWDILEVAEYTREAQSGKGLAAYIDFIARKPG